The Aeromicrobium sp. Leaf245 genome includes a region encoding these proteins:
- a CDS encoding M20/M25/M40 family metallo-hydrolase: MRKIVAATAAVVLSAGLVSASPAIAGGSKGEVDTTKLTKAVQVNGVLQHLRQLQTIANRNGGNRASGLPGYDASSAYVAKTLRAAGYTVRKQTFTFPFFAENSPATLTQLTPGEKTLETAVFTYSGSGSVTGTVVPTKDVVIPATPAPSSTSGCEASDFEAAPADPAIALVQRGTCDFGVKAANAKAAGYDAVIIFNEGNPERTELAVGTLGTPIDVPVVGLSYDDAVALVQDARSGGATARVTTDTVTDLERETHNLIADWPKRTKNDDQVVVVGAHLDSVPEGAGINDNGTGTAAILEIAEQMARTGYTKKAQRPVRFAFWGAEELGLLGSQHYVDTLSDANRSKIYANLNFDMLGSPNFVRLVYDGDGSAFGAAGPAGSGQIEKVFTDYFDGSGLETDPTAFDGRSDYGPFIQYGIPAGGLFSGADDVKTPEQAAIYGGTAGETLDQNYHSAADDITNINTTVLGQLSDGAAHATATLALSKKGLYGDAARAKVRTSAKKAPAVTQGPQAQR, from the coding sequence ATGCGCAAGATCGTCGCTGCCACCGCAGCCGTCGTCCTGTCCGCCGGGCTCGTCTCCGCGTCACCGGCAATCGCCGGCGGCTCGAAGGGCGAGGTCGATACCACCAAGCTGACCAAGGCGGTGCAGGTCAACGGGGTGCTCCAGCACCTGCGCCAGCTGCAGACCATCGCCAACCGCAACGGCGGCAACCGCGCGTCCGGACTGCCCGGCTACGACGCGTCGTCGGCCTACGTCGCCAAGACGCTGCGTGCGGCGGGCTACACCGTGCGCAAGCAGACGTTCACCTTCCCGTTCTTCGCCGAGAACAGCCCGGCCACGCTGACCCAGCTCACGCCGGGTGAGAAGACGCTCGAGACGGCCGTGTTCACGTACTCCGGGTCGGGCTCGGTCACCGGCACGGTCGTGCCGACGAAGGACGTCGTCATCCCGGCCACGCCCGCGCCGAGCAGCACCTCCGGGTGCGAGGCGTCGGACTTCGAGGCAGCCCCCGCGGATCCCGCGATCGCGCTGGTCCAGCGCGGCACCTGCGACTTCGGCGTCAAGGCGGCCAACGCGAAGGCCGCCGGCTACGACGCCGTGATCATCTTCAACGAGGGCAACCCCGAGCGCACCGAGCTCGCCGTGGGCACGCTCGGCACCCCGATCGACGTCCCGGTCGTGGGCCTGTCCTACGACGACGCCGTCGCCCTCGTCCAGGACGCACGCTCCGGCGGCGCCACGGCGAGGGTCACGACGGACACGGTGACCGACCTCGAGCGTGAGACGCACAACCTGATCGCCGACTGGCCGAAGCGCACGAAGAACGACGACCAGGTCGTCGTGGTCGGTGCCCACCTGGACTCAGTCCCGGAGGGCGCGGGCATCAACGACAACGGCACCGGCACCGCGGCGATCCTCGAGATCGCCGAGCAGATGGCCAGGACCGGCTACACCAAGAAGGCACAGCGCCCCGTCCGCTTCGCCTTCTGGGGTGCCGAGGAGCTGGGCCTGCTCGGCTCGCAGCACTACGTCGACACGCTGTCCGACGCGAACCGGTCGAAGATCTACGCGAACCTGAACTTCGACATGCTGGGCTCGCCCAACTTCGTCCGGCTGGTCTACGACGGGGACGGGTCCGCGTTCGGCGCTGCCGGTCCCGCCGGGTCGGGCCAGATCGAGAAGGTCTTCACCGACTACTTCGACGGCTCGGGCCTCGAGACCGATCCCACCGCGTTCGACGGCCGGTCCGACTACGGACCGTTCATCCAGTACGGCATCCCGGCAGGCGGCCTGTTCAGCGGTGCCGACGACGTCAAGACGCCCGAGCAGGCTGCGATCTACGGTGGGACGGCGGGCGAGACGCTCGACCAGAACTACCACTCGGCCGCCGACGACATCACCAACATCAACACGACAGTGCTCGGCCAGCTGAGCGACGGTGCGGCGCACGCGACGGCGACGTTGGCGCTGTCGAAGAAGGGTCTTTACGGCGACGCCGCGCGGGCCAAGGTCCGCACGAGCGCCAAGAAGGCTCCGGCCGTCACCCAGGGGCCGCAGGCCCAGCGTTGA
- a CDS encoding 5'-3' exonuclease, with product MTVGAEKLLLLDSASLYFRAFYGVPDSFKAPDGTVVNALRGLLDFVSTLVDQHSPDAVVACWDDDWRPQWRVDLLPSYKTHRVAEVADPTSGELVAEESPELLSPQVPLIAEALGILGIPVVGRQGAEADDVIGTLAQAWDGPVDVVTGDRDLFQLVDDDAQVRVLYTARGVSSADVVDAAWIRAKYGVEPQQYADFATMRGDTSDGIPGVAGIGEKTAATLLGEFHDLDGIVAAAQDPDSSIKPRVRQSLLDTRDLIDVMRQVVRVRDDVCGTDVVRPLAPLSPEQRDALEAFGARWGLGGVPERLVKALSR from the coding sequence ATGACCGTCGGCGCTGAAAAGCTTCTCCTCCTCGACTCCGCCAGCCTGTACTTCCGCGCGTTCTACGGCGTGCCCGACTCGTTCAAGGCGCCCGACGGGACGGTGGTGAACGCGTTGCGCGGGCTGCTCGACTTCGTCTCGACCCTCGTCGACCAGCACTCCCCCGACGCCGTGGTCGCGTGCTGGGACGACGACTGGCGTCCGCAGTGGCGGGTCGACCTGCTGCCCTCCTACAAGACCCACCGGGTGGCCGAGGTCGCCGACCCGACCTCGGGCGAGCTGGTCGCGGAGGAGTCGCCGGAGCTGCTGAGCCCGCAGGTCCCGCTCATCGCCGAGGCGCTGGGCATCCTCGGGATCCCCGTGGTCGGCAGGCAGGGCGCCGAGGCCGACGACGTCATCGGCACGCTCGCGCAGGCGTGGGACGGGCCGGTCGACGTGGTCACCGGCGACCGCGACCTCTTCCAGCTCGTCGACGACGACGCGCAGGTGCGCGTGCTCTACACCGCGCGAGGGGTCTCGTCGGCCGACGTGGTCGACGCCGCGTGGATCCGCGCCAAGTACGGCGTGGAGCCGCAGCAGTACGCCGACTTCGCCACCATGCGCGGCGACACGTCCGACGGCATCCCCGGCGTCGCCGGCATCGGCGAGAAGACCGCCGCGACGCTGCTGGGCGAGTTCCACGACCTCGACGGCATCGTCGCGGCCGCCCAGGACCCGGACTCCTCGATCAAGCCGCGGGTCCGGCAGTCGCTGCTGGACACCCGCGACCTGATCGACGTCATGCGTCAGGTCGTGCGGGTGCGCGACGACGTGTGCGGCACCGACGTCGTGCGGCCGCTGGCGCCGCTGTCCCCCGAGCAGCGCGACGCCCTCGAGGCGTTCGGGGCGCGGTGGGGCCTCGGTGGCGTGCCGGAGCGTCTCGTGAAGGCGCTCAGCCGCTGA
- a CDS encoding RNA helicase: MTSPAEKFAQATASRRHPHLAEFRGLYGFTLDPFQVEACHEVEDGRGVLVAAPTGSGKTLVGEFAVHLALATGRKCFYTTPIKALSNQKFHDLVERYGADRVGLLTGDSTVNGEAPVVVMTTEVLRNMLYAGSRTLDGLGFVVMDEVHYLADRFRGAVWEEVIIGLPEPVSVISLSATVSNAEEFGDWLSEVRGSTTTIVEERRPVPLHQHVLVGRKLFPLFEDDTAETRPGSSGSSDEGPRVNRQLESMARQDWQLDRARKGGGRGRPAKGGKRPQSRHRTPSRVEVVEKLAAEGLLPAIVFVFSRAGCAAAVQQVLDARIMLTTPDERKEIEARVDEACAHLPDEDLHVLGFHELRDGLGRGVAAHHAGMLPAFKEVVEQLFSDGLVKVVFATETLALGINMPARSVVIERLTKWNGEAHVNVSPGEYTQLTGRAGRRGIDVEGHGVVLWQPQLDPRQVAGLASTRTYPLNSSFRPSYNMAVNLVDQMGRRPARELLEQSFAQFQADRAVVGMVRQIRKADDALDGYREAAQCHLGDFLEYAALRRELSDVESSGARQRKADRRQEAVASMAALKVGDVINVPGGKFAGLAVVLDPGVSGSPEAPRPLVLTASRHSRRLGTIDFPVPVEPITRMRIPKSFNARNAQARRDLASSLRDRAEGLRWHNDTGYHADRPTERVADERTDPRVAELRRAMKEHPCHACPDREAHARWAERYTKLERDTANQRRRIEQRTNTVARQFDHVCEVLDELGYLDGDEVTTDGRRLQRLYSELDLLVSECLRQGVWDGLDAGQLGAVLSGLTFESRIDDPPAPRFPDRRTLDVSETMLALCADLQALERRNRVRFLSTPDFGFAETASAWVGGAPLDEVLRTTGMAAGDFVRAMKQLIDLVAQVADAAGPGPLRTTARQTLDGLRRGVVAYSSLSG; encoded by the coding sequence ATGACGAGCCCGGCCGAGAAGTTCGCCCAGGCCACGGCCTCGCGTCGCCACCCCCACCTCGCCGAGTTCCGTGGTCTCTACGGCTTCACGCTCGACCCCTTCCAGGTCGAGGCGTGCCACGAGGTCGAGGACGGGCGCGGGGTGCTGGTCGCGGCTCCGACGGGCTCCGGCAAGACGCTCGTCGGTGAGTTCGCGGTGCACCTCGCCCTCGCGACCGGGCGCAAGTGCTTCTACACCACGCCGATCAAGGCGCTGTCGAACCAGAAGTTCCACGACCTGGTCGAGCGCTACGGCGCCGACCGTGTGGGGCTGCTGACCGGCGACAGCACCGTCAACGGGGAGGCTCCGGTGGTCGTCATGACCACCGAGGTGCTGCGCAACATGCTCTACGCGGGCTCGCGCACCCTCGACGGGCTCGGCTTCGTCGTCATGGACGAGGTGCACTACCTCGCGGACCGGTTCCGCGGGGCGGTGTGGGAAGAGGTCATCATCGGGCTGCCCGAGCCCGTCAGCGTGATCTCGCTGTCGGCCACGGTCTCCAACGCCGAGGAGTTCGGCGACTGGCTCAGCGAGGTCCGGGGCTCCACCACCACGATCGTCGAGGAGCGGCGCCCGGTCCCTCTGCACCAGCACGTGCTGGTGGGTCGCAAGCTGTTCCCGCTGTTCGAGGACGACACGGCCGAGACCCGACCCGGCTCGAGCGGGTCGTCCGACGAGGGCCCCCGCGTCAACCGCCAGCTCGAGAGCATGGCGCGCCAGGACTGGCAGCTGGACCGCGCACGCAAGGGCGGCGGTCGCGGCCGGCCGGCCAAGGGCGGCAAGCGGCCGCAGAGCCGGCACCGCACGCCCAGCCGGGTGGAGGTCGTCGAGAAGCTCGCGGCCGAGGGCCTGCTGCCCGCCATCGTCTTCGTCTTCAGCCGGGCCGGGTGCGCTGCCGCCGTCCAGCAGGTGCTCGACGCGCGCATCATGCTGACCACGCCCGACGAGCGCAAGGAGATCGAGGCGCGGGTCGACGAGGCGTGCGCGCACCTGCCCGACGAGGACCTGCACGTCCTCGGCTTCCACGAGCTGCGCGACGGTCTGGGGCGAGGAGTCGCCGCGCACCACGCGGGCATGCTGCCCGCGTTCAAGGAGGTCGTGGAGCAGCTGTTCAGCGACGGGCTCGTCAAGGTCGTGTTCGCCACCGAGACGTTGGCGCTCGGCATCAACATGCCCGCACGCTCGGTCGTCATCGAACGGCTGACGAAGTGGAACGGAGAGGCCCACGTCAACGTCTCGCCGGGGGAGTACACGCAGCTCACCGGGCGGGCCGGACGACGCGGGATCGACGTCGAGGGGCACGGTGTCGTGCTCTGGCAGCCCCAGCTCGACCCCCGGCAGGTCGCCGGTCTCGCCTCCACCCGCACCTACCCGCTCAACTCCTCGTTCCGGCCCTCCTACAACATGGCGGTCAACCTGGTCGACCAGATGGGCCGCCGGCCGGCACGCGAGCTGCTCGAGCAGTCGTTCGCCCAGTTCCAGGCCGATCGCGCCGTGGTGGGGATGGTCCGCCAGATCCGCAAGGCCGACGACGCGCTCGACGGCTACCGCGAGGCCGCCCAGTGCCACCTCGGAGACTTCCTGGAGTACGCGGCGCTGCGCCGCGAGCTGAGCGACGTCGAGTCCTCCGGAGCACGCCAGCGCAAGGCGGACCGCCGCCAGGAGGCCGTCGCGTCGATGGCGGCGCTCAAGGTCGGCGACGTCATCAACGTGCCCGGGGGCAAGTTCGCCGGGCTCGCCGTCGTGCTCGACCCCGGTGTCAGCGGGTCTCCGGAGGCTCCTCGTCCGCTCGTGCTCACGGCGAGCCGCCACTCGCGGCGTCTCGGGACGATCGACTTCCCGGTGCCGGTGGAGCCCATCACGCGGATGCGGATCCCCAAGTCGTTCAACGCGCGCAATGCCCAGGCGCGCCGCGACCTCGCGTCCTCGCTGCGGGACCGCGCCGAGGGCCTGCGCTGGCACAACGACACCGGCTACCACGCCGACCGCCCGACCGAGCGGGTCGCGGACGAGCGCACCGACCCGCGTGTGGCCGAGCTGCGGCGGGCGATGAAGGAGCACCCGTGCCACGCGTGCCCCGATCGCGAGGCGCACGCCCGATGGGCCGAGCGCTACACCAAGCTCGAGCGCGACACCGCCAACCAGCGGCGCCGCATCGAGCAGCGCACCAACACCGTGGCGCGCCAGTTCGACCACGTGTGCGAGGTCCTCGACGAGCTCGGCTATCTCGACGGCGACGAGGTCACCACCGACGGCCGTCGCCTGCAGCGGCTGTACAGCGAGCTGGACCTGCTCGTCAGCGAGTGCCTGCGGCAGGGGGTCTGGGACGGTCTGGACGCTGGCCAGCTGGGTGCCGTGCTGTCGGGCCTCACCTTCGAGAGCAGGATCGACGACCCGCCCGCCCCTCGGTTCCCGGACCGACGCACGCTCGACGTCTCGGAGACGATGCTCGCGCTGTGCGCCGACCTGCAGGCCCTGGAGCGTCGGAACCGGGTCCGCTTCCTGTCCACGCCCGACTTCGGGTTCGCGGAGACCGCGTCGGCCTGGGTCGGTGGAGCACCGCTCGACGAGGTCCTGCGCACCACGGGCATGGCCGCCGGTGACTTCGTGCGCGCCATGAAGCAGCTCATCGACCTCGTCGCGCAGGTCGCCGACGCCGCCGGCCCCGGACCGTTGCGCACGACCGCCCGGCAGACGCTCGACGGCCTGCGACGCGGTGTGGTGGCCTACTCCTCGCTCAGCGGCTGA
- a CDS encoding YegS/Rv2252/BmrU family lipid kinase: protein MLVTLVVNPVSGKQRGEQIAREAGDRLTRAGHDVVRVHSADGAQARAAVAAEVDAGSELVLVVGGDGLLHDVLPALTARDVTVGLLPAGTGNDTARSLGIPVGDPDAALDVVLSGRTRTIDLADTDHGPVVTVVASGFDSKVNERANAMRWPRGNMRYNLAILAELRAFSPLSFTLTLDGVRLDTEAMLVAVGNGPSFGGGLRIAEGAVLDDGLLDVCIIRPVSKTKLVRVFPRLYRGTHVDLPEFERHLVREAVLECPGIVAYGDGERLGPLPMTTRVRPAALRVLVP from the coding sequence ATGCTCGTGACGCTCGTCGTGAACCCGGTCTCGGGCAAGCAGCGGGGCGAGCAGATCGCGCGGGAGGCGGGGGACCGCCTGACCCGCGCCGGTCACGACGTGGTGCGGGTGCACAGCGCCGACGGCGCCCAGGCGCGCGCTGCCGTCGCGGCCGAGGTCGACGCGGGATCGGAGCTGGTGCTCGTCGTCGGAGGTGACGGCCTGCTGCACGACGTGCTGCCGGCGCTCACCGCGCGCGACGTCACCGTCGGCCTGCTGCCCGCCGGCACCGGCAACGACACCGCACGGTCGCTCGGGATCCCCGTGGGGGACCCCGACGCCGCGCTCGACGTCGTCCTGTCGGGCCGCACGCGCACGATCGACCTCGCCGACACCGACCACGGGCCGGTCGTCACCGTCGTGGCGTCGGGCTTCGACTCCAAGGTGAACGAGCGCGCCAACGCCATGCGCTGGCCCCGCGGCAACATGCGCTACAACCTCGCGATCCTCGCCGAGCTCCGCGCGTTCTCCCCGCTGTCGTTCACGCTGACCCTCGACGGCGTCCGGCTCGACACCGAGGCCATGCTCGTGGCCGTGGGCAACGGACCGTCGTTCGGCGGGGGACTGAGGATCGCCGAGGGAGCGGTGCTCGACGACGGCCTGCTCGACGTCTGCATCATCAGGCCGGTCAGCAAGACGAAGCTCGTCCGCGTGTTCCCGCGGCTGTACCGCGGGACGCACGTGGACCTCCCGGAGTTCGAGCGGCACCTGGTCCGCGAGGCCGTCCTGGAGTGCCCGGGCATCGTCGCGTACGGCGACGGCGAGCGTCTCGGCCCTCTTCCGATGACGACGCGTGTGCGCCCCGCCGCGTTGCGCGTCCTCGTTCCGTAG
- the tatC gene encoding twin-arginine translocase subunit TatC, whose product MAAISGTPSGATGGTMPLVEHLRELRTRLTRAVLAILVFTILGFVFYGPILDFLTQPYNDMRPILQTQGIESELVITGVGGAFQFQLKISLVFGLLASSPLWLWQLWAFILPAMHRHEKKWAAILAGTGAPLFVGGAALAYVVLPKAMEILIGFVPDGFGSLVTGAEYFDFIIKMLLVFGVAAEIPLVVVMLNRLGIVSAKQLASARPWTIIGIFVFAAIATPTTDPLTMLFLAAPMTVLYLIAEIITKITDRRRGRERVDATADDDASPLDGPSRLDED is encoded by the coding sequence TTGGCCGCGATCAGCGGCACGCCGTCCGGGGCCACCGGCGGCACCATGCCGCTCGTGGAGCACCTCCGCGAGCTCCGGACGCGCCTCACGCGTGCCGTGCTCGCGATCCTCGTCTTCACGATCCTGGGGTTCGTCTTCTACGGCCCGATCCTGGACTTCCTCACCCAGCCGTACAACGACATGCGGCCGATCCTGCAGACGCAGGGCATCGAGTCCGAGCTGGTCATCACCGGCGTCGGCGGCGCGTTCCAGTTCCAGCTGAAGATCTCGCTCGTGTTCGGCCTGCTGGCCTCGAGCCCGCTGTGGCTGTGGCAGCTGTGGGCGTTCATCCTGCCGGCGATGCACCGGCACGAGAAGAAGTGGGCGGCCATCCTCGCCGGCACCGGCGCCCCGCTGTTCGTCGGTGGCGCCGCCCTGGCCTACGTCGTCCTGCCGAAGGCGATGGAGATCCTCATCGGGTTCGTGCCCGACGGGTTCGGGAGCCTCGTGACCGGAGCCGAGTACTTCGACTTCATCATCAAGATGCTGCTGGTCTTCGGCGTCGCCGCCGAGATCCCGCTCGTCGTGGTCATGCTGAACCGGCTCGGGATCGTGTCGGCGAAGCAGCTGGCGTCGGCACGGCCCTGGACCATCATCGGCATCTTCGTGTTCGCCGCGATCGCGACGCCCACCACCGACCCGCTCACCATGCTCTTCCTGGCCGCGCCCATGACGGTGCTCTACCTCATCGCCGAGATCATCACCAAGATCACCGATCGGCGGCGCGGACGTGAGCGCGTCGACGCGACCGCCGACGACGACGCCTCCCCGCTCGACGGACCGTCACGCCTCGACGAGGACTGA
- the tatA gene encoding twin-arginine translocase TatA/TatE family subunit, producing the protein MFRQIGPTEILLILGVVLLLFGGRKLPELARGSGRALRIFKSEVKELNDGDDKRDDADVAAASDPTVRPDQVADDLTVRPEPVRRDSTPEQG; encoded by the coding sequence ATGTTCAGGCAGATCGGCCCTACGGAGATCCTCCTCATCCTCGGCGTGGTCCTGCTGCTGTTCGGCGGCCGCAAGCTTCCCGAGCTCGCGCGCGGGTCCGGACGTGCCCTGCGGATCTTCAAGTCCGAGGTCAAGGAGCTGAACGACGGCGACGACAAGCGCGACGACGCCGACGTGGCCGCCGCCTCCGACCCGACGGTGCGCCCCGACCAGGTCGCCGACGACCTCACGGTGCGCCCCGAGCCGGTGCGCCGCGACTCCACCCCCGAGCAGGGCTAA
- a CDS encoding YafY family protein codes for MSRPTNRSAQQVVRMLALVPYLQGNDGVPVHDVAREFGVPPKQIRDDLRLLMFTGVGEYAGELIDVDLAALEGDDVIHIRDAEFLSRPLRLTADEGIALVAALRTLRASAAGPQLPIVDAALAKLETAVAGDTAVEAVDVHVAEVDPAIRDTVAAALADGRRLELDYATDSRDDVTTRQVDPQQLFARQGHTYLEAYCLRAEDVRFFRLDRITRAVDTGQAVERHDATARDLGDELFSVSDQTPSAVLDLDPAAHWLTEYYQVEELGEVDGRRRVRLYGGDEAWLRRLVLRNGGTVHVVEPRTLRGQVMDTARSALAAYDG; via the coding sequence GTGAGCCGACCGACGAACCGCTCCGCGCAGCAGGTCGTACGGATGCTCGCGCTCGTGCCGTACCTGCAGGGCAACGACGGGGTGCCGGTCCACGACGTCGCCCGCGAGTTCGGTGTCCCGCCCAAGCAGATCCGTGACGACCTGCGCCTGCTCATGTTCACCGGGGTGGGGGAGTACGCCGGTGAGCTCATCGACGTCGACCTCGCCGCGCTCGAGGGCGACGACGTCATCCACATCCGCGACGCCGAGTTCCTGTCCCGACCCCTGCGCCTGACCGCCGACGAGGGCATCGCGCTCGTCGCCGCGCTGCGCACCCTGCGCGCGTCGGCCGCCGGTCCTCAGCTGCCGATCGTCGACGCCGCCCTGGCCAAGCTGGAGACCGCCGTGGCCGGCGACACCGCCGTGGAGGCCGTCGACGTGCACGTCGCCGAGGTCGATCCCGCCATCCGCGACACCGTGGCGGCCGCGTTGGCCGACGGCCGCCGGCTCGAGCTGGACTACGCCACCGACTCCCGCGACGACGTCACGACCCGCCAGGTCGACCCGCAGCAGCTGTTCGCCCGGCAGGGCCACACCTACCTCGAGGCCTACTGCCTGCGCGCCGAGGACGTCCGGTTCTTCCGGCTCGACCGCATCACGCGCGCCGTCGACACCGGCCAGGCGGTCGAGCGCCACGACGCCACCGCCCGCGACCTCGGCGACGAGCTGTTCTCCGTGAGCGACCAGACCCCGTCCGCCGTCCTCGACCTCGACCCGGCTGCGCACTGGCTCACCGAGTACTACCAGGTCGAGGAGCTCGGCGAGGTCGACGGCCGTCGCCGCGTGCGCCTGTACGGGGGCGACGAGGCCTGGCTGCGTCGGCTCGTGCTGCGCAACGGCGGCACGGTGCACGTCGTCGAGCCACGCACACTTCGCGGACAGGTGATGGACACGGCACGTTCAGCACTCGCCGCGTACGATGGTTGA
- a CDS encoding YafY family protein, translating to MADRKTERLMNLIFTLLVTRQYLSKEQIRQAIADYRASTQVAFERKFERDKEELRELGIAVETGTNDKYFDDEPGYRIRRDAAELPDLDLTREEAAVLGLAAQVWEHAGLATSSTSALVKLKAAGVAVDTDVLRMAEPKLSAHEPAFEAALDAATRRIPVRFEYRRPGAEATQRRVLPWRILSWRGRWYLVGHDVDRDAPRMFRLSRVVGDLEHDGEPGAFERPAEEVVSAAATALFPRPSDRTARLSVATARANALRRSAASVTPGDDGRDELVVPFSTGWDLAAEIASYGPDVVVLDPPELRDQVIGRLRAVLEATGAAS from the coding sequence GTGGCCGACCGCAAGACCGAGAGGTTGATGAACCTCATCTTCACCCTGCTCGTCACCCGTCAGTACCTGTCCAAGGAACAGATCCGCCAGGCGATCGCGGACTACCGCGCCTCGACCCAGGTGGCCTTCGAGCGCAAGTTCGAGCGCGACAAGGAGGAGCTGCGCGAGCTCGGCATCGCCGTCGAGACCGGCACCAACGACAAGTACTTCGACGACGAGCCCGGGTACCGGATCCGACGCGACGCCGCCGAGCTGCCCGACCTCGACCTCACCCGCGAGGAGGCCGCCGTGCTGGGGCTGGCCGCGCAGGTGTGGGAGCACGCCGGCCTGGCCACCAGCTCCACGTCGGCCCTCGTCAAGCTCAAGGCCGCCGGCGTCGCGGTCGACACCGACGTGCTGCGCATGGCCGAGCCCAAGCTGTCGGCGCACGAGCCGGCCTTCGAGGCGGCCCTCGACGCCGCCACCCGTCGTATCCCCGTGCGCTTCGAGTACCGGCGCCCCGGCGCCGAGGCCACGCAGCGGCGGGTCCTGCCGTGGCGGATCCTGTCCTGGCGTGGCCGCTGGTACCTCGTCGGCCACGACGTCGACCGCGACGCGCCGCGCATGTTCCGCCTCTCCCGCGTCGTCGGCGACCTGGAGCACGACGGCGAGCCCGGCGCGTTCGAGCGCCCGGCCGAGGAGGTCGTCTCCGCGGCCGCCACGGCCCTCTTCCCCCGTCCGTCCGACCGCACCGCGCGCCTCAGCGTCGCGACGGCCCGGGCCAACGCCCTGCGCCGCAGCGCCGCCTCCGTCACTCCGGGCGACGACGGTCGCGACGAGCTCGTCGTCCCGTTCTCCACCGGCTGGGACCTGGCCGCCGAGATCGCCTCGTACGGGCCCGACGTCGTCGTCCTCGACCCGCCGGAGCTCCGTGACCAGGTGATCGGCCGCCTGCGCGCCGTGCTCGAGGCCACGGGGGCGGCGTCGTGA
- a CDS encoding FKBP-type peptidyl-prolyl cis-trans isomerase, whose amino-acid sequence MRRNLAIVLTSALVLVGCGSGSGGGLDAVEVGSSKNPSVTVPEDFTTDSTETRVVNEGSGDEVQDGDTVKLNYVAVNGRTGKQFDNSFKAESPLTTQLTEGSVLTGFVKGLTGQKVGSRVLVAIPPKDGFAEGQARDQAEQTLGVKADDTMVFLFDIVAKVPTEAKGAAEKLPETVPSITLKDDKPAGFKTSGDVTKDPEKAAAYVAIKGDGEKVAKGASITAHYVGQVYPDGKVFDSSWDRGTPSTFSLDQVIACWKDLLPGQTIGSRVVLVCPADSAYGDSPQEGSGIEPGDTLTFAIDLLDAS is encoded by the coding sequence GTGCGTCGAAACCTTGCGATCGTCCTGACCTCCGCCCTCGTCCTCGTCGGCTGCGGCTCCGGCTCCGGTGGAGGACTCGACGCCGTCGAGGTCGGCTCGAGCAAGAACCCGAGCGTCACGGTGCCGGAGGACTTCACCACCGACTCCACCGAGACGCGGGTCGTCAACGAGGGCAGCGGCGACGAGGTCCAGGACGGCGACACCGTCAAGCTCAACTACGTGGCCGTGAACGGTCGCACGGGCAAGCAGTTCGACAACTCGTTCAAGGCCGAGAGCCCGCTCACGACGCAGCTCACCGAGGGGAGCGTGCTGACCGGGTTCGTGAAGGGCCTGACCGGGCAGAAGGTCGGCAGCCGCGTGCTGGTCGCCATCCCGCCGAAGGACGGCTTCGCCGAGGGCCAGGCGCGCGACCAGGCCGAGCAGACGCTGGGCGTCAAGGCCGACGACACCATGGTCTTCCTGTTCGACATCGTCGCCAAGGTCCCCACCGAGGCGAAGGGTGCGGCCGAGAAGCTGCCCGAGACCGTCCCCTCGATCACCCTGAAGGACGACAAGCCGGCCGGGTTCAAGACCAGTGGCGACGTCACGAAGGACCCCGAGAAGGCGGCTGCGTACGTCGCGATCAAGGGCGACGGAGAGAAGGTCGCCAAGGGGGCCAGCATCACGGCGCACTACGTCGGCCAGGTCTACCCCGACGGCAAGGTGTTCGACAGCAGCTGGGACCGCGGAACACCGTCGACGTTCTCGCTCGACCAGGTCATCGCCTGCTGGAAGGACCTCCTGCCCGGCCAGACGATCGGCAGCCGCGTGGTCCTGGTGTGTCCCGCCGACTCCGCCTACGGCGACAGCCCGCAGGAGGGCAGCGGCATCGAGCCCGGCGACACGCTGACCTTCGCGATCGACCTGCTGGACGCCTCCTGA